A section of the Phormidium ambiguum IAM M-71 genome encodes:
- the nuoH gene encoding NADH-quinone oxidoreductase subunit NuoH — protein MNSGIDLQGIFIKSLTDFGIPSGAAKALWLPLPMFLMIIGATVGVLVTVWLERKISAAAQQRIGPEYMGPFGVLAPVADGIKLVFKEDTLPAKTDGILFTMGPILVVIPVFLSYLIVPFGQNLVITDIGMGVFLWITFSSIAPIGLLMSGYASNNKYSLLGGLRAAAQSISYEIPLSLSVIAVAMMSNSLSTIDIVDQQSSLGILSWNIWRQPLGFIIFWICALAECERLPFDLPEAEEELVAGYQTEYSGMKFALFYLGSYVNLVLSALIFAVLYLGGWNFPVPIEKLASWIGVSEANAWLQIITASLGIGMTVLKAYFLVFLAVLVRWTVPRVRIDQLLNLGWKFLLPVGLANLLITAALKLAFPVAFGG, from the coding sequence ATGAACTCAGGAATAGACCTGCAAGGCATTTTTATTAAGTCTCTCACGGACTTTGGCATCCCATCGGGAGCAGCTAAAGCCTTATGGCTTCCCTTACCGATGTTCTTAATGATTATCGGTGCAACGGTAGGAGTACTCGTTACCGTGTGGTTAGAACGGAAGATTTCTGCTGCTGCTCAACAACGGATTGGCCCGGAATACATGGGGCCATTTGGGGTACTAGCGCCCGTAGCAGATGGAATTAAGCTGGTTTTTAAAGAAGATACGCTTCCGGCGAAGACAGACGGGATTTTGTTCACTATGGGGCCAATTCTCGTCGTTATCCCAGTTTTTTTGTCCTATTTAATCGTGCCGTTTGGACAAAACTTGGTGATTACGGACATTGGGATGGGGGTATTTCTCTGGATTACTTTTTCCAGTATTGCTCCCATTGGTCTACTGATGTCGGGTTATGCTTCCAATAATAAGTATTCGCTACTGGGTGGCTTAAGGGCAGCAGCACAATCAATTAGTTATGAAATTCCTTTGTCTTTGTCGGTGATTGCAGTGGCGATGATGTCGAATAGCCTCAGTACGATCGACATTGTAGACCAACAATCAAGTTTAGGAATTCTCAGCTGGAATATCTGGCGACAACCATTAGGATTCATAATTTTTTGGATTTGCGCCTTAGCAGAATGCGAACGTTTACCTTTTGACCTTCCCGAAGCAGAAGAAGAACTAGTTGCAGGTTATCAAACTGAGTATTCAGGGATGAAATTTGCCCTGTTTTATCTTGGTTCTTACGTTAACTTAGTTCTCTCCGCTTTAATATTTGCCGTTCTGTATTTAGGCGGTTGGAATTTCCCCGTACCAATTGAAAAATTGGCAAGTTGGATAGGAGTAAGTGAAGCTAATGCCTGGTTACAAATTATCACCGCTTCTCTCGGTATTGGCATGACCGTACTCAAAGCTTACTTCCTAGTATTTTTAGCAGTTTTGGTACGCTGGACAGTACCTCGCGTCAGAATCGATCAATTGCTAAATTTAGGATGGAAATTCTTACTACCCGTTGGTTTAGCAAACTTGCTAATCACGGCAGCTTTGAAGTTAGCATTTCCAGTTGCGTTTGGCGGGTAA
- the ndhI gene encoding NAD(P)H-quinone oxidoreductase subunit I has product MKFLKQVGDYAKEAVQAAKYIGQGLSVTFDHMRRRPITVQYPYEKLIPSERFRGRIHFEFDKCIACEVCVRVCPINLPVVDWEFNKETKKKQLKHYSIDFGVCIFCGNCVEYCPTNCLSMTEDYELSTYDRHELNYDNVALGRLPYKVTNDPMVTPLREFVYLPKGVIDPHDLPAGTRGAGKLPEEILQETEK; this is encoded by the coding sequence ATGAAGTTCCTCAAACAAGTTGGAGATTACGCGAAAGAGGCAGTGCAAGCTGCTAAATACATTGGTCAAGGTTTATCTGTAACTTTTGACCACATGCGTCGCCGTCCAATTACAGTGCAGTACCCTTACGAAAAATTGATTCCTTCGGAACGGTTTCGCGGTCGAATTCACTTTGAATTCGATAAGTGTATTGCTTGCGAAGTCTGCGTGCGGGTATGTCCAATTAACTTACCTGTAGTGGATTGGGAATTCAATAAAGAAACGAAAAAGAAACAACTCAAACACTACAGTATTGATTTCGGAGTTTGTATTTTCTGTGGCAATTGTGTGGAATATTGTCCAACTAATTGCTTGTCAATGACAGAAGATTATGAGCTTTCGACTTACGATCGCCACGAGCTAAATTACGATAACGTGGCTTTGGGTCGCTTACCTTATAAAGTCACAAACGATCCAATGGTCACACCTTTACGCGAATTTGTTTACCTGCCAAAAGGTGTAATCGATCCTCATGATTTACCCGCAGGTACTCGCGGTGCTGGTAAACTACCAGAAGAGATTCTCCAAGAAACAGAAAAGTAA
- a CDS encoding NADH-quinone oxidoreductase subunit J: MNLAEGVQIVSFGLLSLMMIGAALGVVLLSNIVYSAFLLGGVFISIAGLYILLNADFVAAAQILIYVGAVNVLILFAIMLVNKRQDFAPLPNAWVRQGATALVCAGLFVLLGTMVLATPWSTTHVVGTVSTESSIVRIGEHFFTDFLLPFELASVLLLIAMVGAIILARREYLPEQTISPEKQQQPALTLPERPKELLTAGSDKKS; the protein is encoded by the coding sequence GTGAATCTAGCAGAAGGAGTTCAAATTGTTTCTTTTGGACTACTATCATTAATGATGATTGGTGCGGCACTGGGAGTAGTGTTGTTATCTAATATTGTCTATTCAGCTTTTTTGCTGGGTGGTGTATTTATCAGCATTGCCGGATTATACATTTTGCTGAATGCTGATTTTGTGGCAGCAGCACAAATACTAATCTATGTGGGAGCAGTGAATGTGTTGATTTTGTTTGCCATTATGTTGGTAAACAAAAGACAAGATTTTGCTCCTCTACCTAATGCTTGGGTACGTCAAGGTGCGACAGCTTTAGTTTGTGCTGGTTTGTTTGTGTTGCTGGGAACAATGGTTTTAGCAACTCCTTGGTCTACAACTCATGTTGTTGGTACTGTCTCGACTGAATCTTCTATTGTCAGAATTGGAGAGCATTTTTTCACTGACTTTTTGTTACCTTTTGAGTTAGCTTCTGTGTTGTTGTTAATTGCAATGGTAGGGGCAATTATTTTAGCTCGTCGGGAGTACTTACCAGAGCAAACAATATCTCCAGAAAAACAACAACAACCTGCTTTAACTTTACCGGAAAGACCAAAGGAATTGTTAACCGCAGGCAGTGATAAAAAGAGTTAA
- the nuoK gene encoding NADH-quinone oxidoreductase subunit NuoK: MQLQLQYFLLLAAALFCIGIYGLITSRNAVRVLMSIELLLNAVNLNLMGFSNFLDSQAIRGQVFTVFVITVAAAEAAVGLAIVLAIYRNRDTVDMEAFNLLKW, encoded by the coding sequence ATGCAATTACAATTACAATATTTTCTGCTATTAGCAGCAGCACTTTTCTGTATTGGGATTTATGGTTTGATTACTAGCCGCAATGCTGTGCGGGTGCTAATGTCGATCGAACTCCTGCTCAATGCCGTTAATCTGAATTTGATGGGTTTTTCTAATTTCTTAGATTCCCAGGCAATTAGAGGACAGGTGTTTACAGTGTTCGTAATTACTGTTGCAGCCGCTGAAGCAGCTGTAGGTTTGGCGATCGTTCTGGCTATCTACCGCAACCGCGATACGGTAGATATGGAGGCATTTAATTTGTTGAAATGGTAA
- a CDS encoding NAD(+) kinase, translating to MELRHIIIAHKAGDNLSRQWAENCARQLEKRNCQVLLGPSGSKDNPYPVFLASSIHKIDLAVVLGGDGTALAAARHLAPEGIPILAVNVGGHLGFLTQPFEEFQDTEKVWDRLLDDRFAIQRRMMLQAALFEGDRTNQEPMSQWFLALNEMCVKPASADRMITSFLEMEIDGEVVDQYQGDGLIVATPTGSTCYTVSANGPIIHDGMHAIAITPICPLSLASRPLIIPAGSVVSIWPLGDYGLNTKLWMDGVLSTAIWPGQRVDVRMADCLAKFIILRENYSYYRTLREKLMWAGTRIHYNNNHRHG from the coding sequence GTGGAACTAAGACACATAATCATTGCACACAAGGCAGGTGATAACCTGAGTCGGCAATGGGCAGAAAATTGTGCGCGACAATTGGAAAAACGGAATTGTCAAGTATTATTAGGCCCAAGTGGATCGAAAGATAATCCCTATCCAGTTTTTTTGGCTTCCTCAATTCACAAAATAGATTTGGCTGTAGTGTTGGGTGGGGATGGGACGGCATTAGCAGCGGCGAGACATTTAGCGCCGGAAGGTATTCCGATTTTGGCGGTAAATGTGGGGGGACATTTAGGGTTTTTGACTCAGCCGTTTGAGGAATTTCAGGATACAGAAAAGGTTTGGGATCGATTGTTGGACGATCGATTTGCGATTCAACGGCGAATGATGTTGCAAGCGGCTTTGTTTGAAGGCGATCGCACGAATCAAGAACCTATGAGTCAATGGTTTTTGGCGTTAAATGAAATGTGTGTAAAACCTGCTTCTGCCGATCGCATGATCACTTCATTTTTAGAGATGGAAATTGATGGCGAAGTAGTAGATCAATATCAAGGTGATGGGTTAATTGTTGCTACGCCTACAGGTTCAACTTGTTACACTGTTTCTGCTAATGGGCCGATTATTCATGATGGGATGCACGCGATCGCAATTACTCCAATTTGTCCTTTAAGTTTAGCCAGTCGTCCCTTAATTATACCTGCTGGTTCAGTTGTCAGTATTTGGCCTTTGGGTGATTATGGTTTAAATACTAAATTGTGGATGGATGGTGTTTTATCAACTGCAATTTGGCCGGGACAAAGAGTAGATGTGCGGATGGCTGATTGTCTTGCTAAATTTATTATTTTACGAGAAAACTATTCTTATTATCGAACTTTACGAGAAAAGTTAATGTGGGCTGGTACGCGAATTCATTACAACAATAATCATCGTCATGGATAA
- a CDS encoding SGNH/GDSL hydrolase family protein, with translation MKQTFRIITAAIKEWILYHWISPALSLLPTAKLDKLKHRLTDWAQLGYYQQANAILPPPTSNENRIVFFGDSITEFWDLASYFPEKPYINRGIAGQTTPQMLIRFRADVIALKPKLVLILAGINDIAGNTGLMTLTMIEDNFASMAELAQANQIQVIFASVLPINDYSSIERSHVHSPAKIRQLNEWLQRYCLEHNHIYLDYYSQMLDRQGMLKADLADDGLHPNRRGYKIMASIAEIAIEQSLNLKVIISGSDNH, from the coding sequence ATGAAACAAACTTTTCGGATTATAACTGCTGCCATCAAAGAATGGATTTTGTACCACTGGATTTCTCCAGCATTGTCTCTGCTTCCCACAGCAAAACTAGATAAACTGAAGCATCGTTTAACTGATTGGGCGCAACTCGGTTACTATCAACAAGCTAACGCCATACTTCCGCCCCCAACAAGCAACGAAAACCGAATCGTTTTTTTCGGTGATTCCATTACCGAATTTTGGGATTTAGCCAGTTATTTTCCCGAAAAACCTTACATTAATCGTGGCATTGCTGGGCAAACTACACCACAAATGTTGATTCGTTTTCGTGCTGATGTAATCGCACTTAAACCAAAATTAGTTCTAATTTTAGCCGGAATTAATGATATTGCAGGTAATACAGGTTTGATGACCTTGACAATGATTGAAGATAATTTTGCTTCAATGGCAGAACTCGCACAAGCGAACCAAATTCAAGTTATCTTTGCTTCAGTTTTACCTATTAATGACTACAGTTCAATCGAGCGATCGCACGTACATTCACCTGCAAAAATCCGTCAACTTAATGAATGGTTACAACGCTACTGTCTAGAACACAATCATATTTACCTTGATTATTACAGTCAAATGTTAGATCGACAAGGAATGTTAAAGGCTGACTTAGCAGATGATGGATTACATCCTAATAGGAGAGGTTATAAAATTATGGCTTCAATAGCAGAAATTGCTATTGAACAATCACTAAATTTAAAAGTCATAATATCAGGTTCCGATAATCACTAA
- the nblB gene encoding phycobilisome degradation protein NblB produces MTITPDSVQNLLRSEELSDRLRAVNQLRQLDRPNAFRLVQIPIEDSNPRVRYAAVSQLDTLGCENLPKSFEILRDRLLNDSEIDVQAAAADCLGALKLTEAFPDLARIYHNTSEWLLQMSIIAALGEMGDSRGFELLEEALKSEVDLVKTAAISSFGELGDLRAVHLLSDCAKDPDWQVRYRVVQALNRLGSPEALAILQTMTNDEVEQIAQEAKNSLPIA; encoded by the coding sequence ATGACCATCACTCCTGACTCTGTGCAAAACTTGCTTCGTTCAGAGGAACTTAGCGATCGCTTACGCGCCGTCAATCAACTGCGTCAGTTAGACAGACCTAATGCCTTTAGGCTAGTTCAAATCCCGATCGAGGACAGCAATCCCAGAGTGCGTTACGCTGCGGTTAGTCAATTAGACACCCTTGGCTGTGAAAATCTACCAAAATCTTTCGAGATTTTGCGCGATCGTCTCTTAAACGACTCCGAAATAGACGTACAAGCCGCCGCCGCTGACTGTCTGGGAGCTTTAAAATTAACAGAAGCTTTCCCAGACTTAGCGCGAATCTACCACAACACCTCCGAATGGTTGCTACAAATGAGTATCATTGCCGCTTTAGGAGAAATGGGAGACAGTCGCGGTTTTGAGTTACTAGAAGAAGCTCTGAAATCTGAGGTAGATTTAGTCAAAACAGCCGCAATCAGTTCTTTCGGTGAATTAGGCGATTTACGTGCAGTTCACCTCCTAAGTGACTGCGCCAAAGATCCCGACTGGCAAGTTCGTTATCGCGTAGTTCAAGCACTCAATCGTTTAGGTAGTCCAGAAGCCCTCGCTATACTGCAAACTATGACTAACGATGAAGTAGAACAAATTGCCCAAGAAGCTAAAAACTCTTTGCCGATCGCATAA
- a CDS encoding CBS domain-containing protein: MPKTVADVMSRDPISVRPETPLQEAIKIMAERRISGLPVVDQAGKLVGVLSETDLMWQETGVTPPAYIMILDSVIYLENPARYERDLHKALGQTVGEVMTKDSLITSDPDQPLQKAAQLMHEKSVRRLPVIDDAGHIVGILTRGDIIRAMAASQD; encoded by the coding sequence ATGCCCAAAACTGTTGCCGATGTAATGAGCCGCGATCCAATTTCAGTGCGGCCAGAAACTCCTCTCCAAGAGGCGATTAAAATAATGGCAGAGCGACGCATCAGTGGTCTGCCAGTAGTAGATCAAGCTGGCAAATTAGTGGGTGTACTCTCGGAAACAGACTTAATGTGGCAGGAAACTGGGGTAACGCCTCCAGCATATATCATGATTCTCGATAGCGTGATTTACTTAGAAAATCCTGCCCGTTATGAGCGAGATTTACACAAAGCTTTAGGGCAAACAGTGGGAGAAGTGATGACGAAAGATTCGTTAATTACCTCAGATCCCGATCAACCCTTGCAGAAAGCTGCACAATTAATGCACGAAAAAAGCGTGCGTCGGTTGCCAGTAATTGATGATGCTGGTCACATTGTTGGCATCCTCACTCGTGGAGATATTATTCGGGCAATGGCCGCCAGTCAAGACTAG
- a CDS encoding PAS domain S-box protein: MRIRLLPYIAALSAGMVVLAGVWTIDRAEEQRFRERNRADVLQQLSTVRAKLEGALNSRLFLARGLVAYVSNHPELDQAEFERLAKVLVSQQTGVGSVALYKNSIISHIYPYEGHEAAIGFDPSSVPEEREAIQRAINSRKTVIAGPVNLVEGGVGFINRTPIFLTPPNQPPETGKYWGLAGVIVDRDTIFREAGLIKSGNQEKNLPQSSQSVEFALRGKDGLGDQGEVFFGNEVIFSKNPVILEVKLPTGYWQLAAIPVSGWTKQAPISYWLRIGGGISAILTGVLVYIWVRSPDQLRQAVQQATLALKESETKYRELVENANSIIIKIDTEGNITFFNEFAQRFFGYSEPEIIGKNIIGTIVPLTDSSGQNLTEFIKQLLLHPEEYNHQENENIRRNGEIVWIAWRNKALFDENGNSTGLLAIGTDISKRKQAEAKLQESEQKFRTLYESTSDAVMLLDETAYIDCNRATLEMFGCTSKEQFCGQNPAHFSPKIQPNNQDSATLIAQKIQIALQLGKCRFEWLHSRLDGSLFPAEVWLTCMELETENQDGLPRQVVQAVVRDISRRKQAEEALRASQQMLRLVMDNIPQAIFWKDLNSVYQGCNQKFAEDVGLTDPVLVVGKTEYDFCKSETQADFLRSIDRQVMNSNNQVTQYCEFFEFKDSREAWLETSKIPLHDAEGNVVGILVTYEDITERKRTEEDLRESENKFRLLFERSGDAILLLKNDKFIDCNQAAVEMIGASSKKQLLNLHPAQLSPEKQPDGSYSLQKANENNTLAISRGNLRFEWIHKRLDGSEFPVEVLLTAIPLQREQVLHVVWRDITERKRAEENLKASERRLRKQSTALLELATNNKLICGDLSVAIQAITETATNTLELERVSVWLYNSEKTGIICLDLYERSSDRHSSGLELFSVDYPNYFQSLQTERIIAAHNARKDPRTSEFTDNYMTPLGITSMLDSPIRLSGKMIGVVCHEHIGTPRNWTIEEENFAASLADFVALAMEGAERRSAQQALLKANEELEIRVEERTAALKAANHQLLVEIRERNRSEAALRLAEEKYRQIFENAVEGIFQTSVDGRYLSANPALAKLYGYNSPEELMHNIQNVEQQVYVKPQHRLKFIQLIEEHNSVSGFESQVYRQDGQIIWVSENTRAVRDEQGKILYYEGTIEDITNRKTTEEALRYQQEQTEKLLLNILPQPIAERLRKEASTIADIFKEATVLFADIVGFTELSANIPPVELVEMLNEIFSTFDELTEEHGLEKIKTIGDAYMVVGGLPIPRKDHAQAIAEMALDMKIQIDRFNREAGQNVQLRVGINTGPVIAGVIGIKKFIYDLWGDTVNTASRMESHGLAGQIQVTTTTYELLRDKYHFQKRGNIPIKGKGEMTTYLLTGRMG, encoded by the coding sequence ATGAGAATTCGCCTTTTACCCTATATAGCCGCACTTTCAGCCGGAATGGTAGTTTTAGCTGGAGTTTGGACGATCGATCGCGCCGAGGAACAACGCTTCCGGGAAAGAAATCGCGCCGATGTATTGCAGCAACTCAGCACAGTCCGCGCCAAATTAGAAGGTGCATTGAACTCCCGATTATTTTTAGCGCGAGGCTTAGTCGCTTATGTTTCCAATCATCCAGAACTTGACCAAGCCGAATTTGAACGTCTTGCCAAAGTATTAGTTTCGCAACAAACTGGCGTTGGCAGTGTAGCTTTATACAAAAATTCGATAATTTCTCACATTTACCCATACGAAGGACATGAAGCAGCGATCGGATTCGATCCTTCATCAGTCCCGGAAGAACGAGAGGCGATTCAACGCGCAATTAATAGTCGAAAAACTGTCATCGCAGGGCCAGTAAACTTAGTAGAAGGGGGTGTAGGTTTTATCAACCGCACTCCCATTTTTCTAACACCCCCAAATCAACCCCCAGAAACAGGAAAATACTGGGGATTAGCTGGTGTAATTGTGGACAGAGACACAATTTTTCGAGAAGCAGGATTAATAAAATCAGGGAATCAAGAAAAAAATCTTCCTCAATCTTCTCAGTCAGTTGAATTTGCTTTGCGGGGAAAAGATGGGTTAGGAGACCAAGGTGAAGTATTTTTTGGTAATGAAGTAATTTTTAGCAAAAATCCCGTAATTTTAGAAGTAAAATTACCCACTGGTTATTGGCAATTAGCCGCAATTCCTGTAAGTGGTTGGACAAAACAAGCACCGATTTCTTATTGGTTACGAATAGGTGGGGGAATTTCCGCGATCTTAACTGGTGTTTTAGTGTATATTTGGGTGCGATCGCCAGACCAATTACGTCAAGCAGTACAACAAGCGACTCTCGCGTTAAAAGAATCAGAAACTAAATATCGGGAATTAGTAGAAAACGCTAATAGTATTATTATTAAAATCGATACTGAAGGTAATATTACCTTTTTTAATGAATTTGCTCAACGCTTTTTTGGTTATTCCGAACCGGAAATTATTGGGAAAAATATCATCGGAACTATAGTTCCTTTAACTGATAGTTCCGGGCAAAATTTAACTGAATTTATTAAGCAACTGCTGTTACATCCAGAAGAATATAACCATCAAGAAAACGAAAATATTCGGCGCAATGGAGAAATAGTTTGGATTGCTTGGCGCAACAAAGCTTTATTTGATGAAAATGGAAATTCTACAGGGTTACTGGCGATTGGTACAGATATTAGCAAACGCAAACAAGCTGAAGCCAAACTCCAAGAATCAGAACAAAAATTTCGGACTCTTTACGAATCAACAAGTGATGCCGTAATGCTGTTAGATGAAACAGCTTATATTGATTGCAATCGCGCCACATTAGAAATGTTTGGTTGCACTAGCAAAGAACAATTTTGTGGCCAAAATCCTGCTCATTTTAGTCCCAAAATTCAACCAAACAATCAAGACTCTGCCACTCTGATTGCTCAAAAAATTCAAATAGCTTTGCAATTAGGTAAATGTAGATTTGAATGGCTACATTCTCGACTAGATGGTAGTCTATTCCCCGCCGAAGTTTGGCTAACTTGTATGGAATTGGAAACAGAAAATCAAGATGGTTTACCCCGCCAAGTTGTCCAAGCCGTAGTCCGCGATATCAGCAGAAGAAAGCAAGCAGAAGAAGCCTTAAGAGCATCTCAACAAATGCTACGTTTGGTGATGGATAATATTCCCCAAGCAATTTTTTGGAAAGACCTAAATTCAGTTTATCAAGGCTGTAACCAAAAGTTTGCTGAAGATGTTGGTTTAACAGATCCAGTCTTAGTTGTTGGCAAAACTGAATATGATTTTTGTAAGAGTGAAACCCAAGCTGACTTTTTACGATCGATCGATCGACAAGTAATGAACAGTAATAACCAAGTTACTCAATATTGTGAATTCTTTGAATTCAAAGACAGTCGGGAAGCTTGGTTAGAAACTAGCAAAATTCCTTTACATGATGCTGAAGGAAACGTAGTGGGAATATTAGTCACTTATGAAGATATTACTGAGCGCAAACGCACTGAAGAAGACTTGCGAGAAAGTGAAAATAAATTCCGCTTATTATTTGAACGATCGGGTGATGCCATACTATTATTAAAAAACGATAAATTCATCGACTGTAACCAAGCTGCTGTAGAAATGATTGGTGCTAGCAGCAAAAAACAATTATTAAATTTACACCCAGCACAACTATCCCCAGAAAAACAACCTGATGGTAGTTACTCTTTACAAAAAGCTAATGAAAATAACACCTTAGCTATTAGTCGGGGAAATTTGAGATTTGAATGGATACATAAACGTTTAGATGGTTCAGAATTTCCCGTTGAAGTATTACTCACCGCCATTCCCTTACAACGCGAACAAGTCCTCCACGTAGTTTGGCGCGATATTACCGAACGTAAACGTGCAGAAGAAAATTTGAAAGCCAGCGAAAGACGTTTACGAAAACAAAGTACTGCTCTGTTAGAATTAGCAACTAATAACAAACTTATTTGTGGTGATTTATCAGTAGCAATTCAAGCAATTACCGAAACCGCTACTAATACATTAGAGTTAGAAAGAGTTAGTGTTTGGTTGTACAATTCCGAAAAAACTGGGATTATTTGCTTAGATTTATATGAACGTAGTAGCGATCGCCACTCTTCAGGATTAGAATTATTCTCTGTAGATTATCCCAACTATTTTCAATCTTTACAAACCGAACGCATCATTGCTGCCCATAACGCTCGTAAAGACCCGAGAACTAGCGAATTTACTGATAATTACATGACTCCTTTAGGGATAACTTCCATGTTAGATTCGCCAATCAGATTAAGCGGAAAAATGATTGGTGTAGTTTGTCATGAACATATTGGTACACCGCGTAATTGGACTATAGAAGAAGAAAACTTTGCCGCCTCTTTAGCCGATTTTGTCGCCCTAGCAATGGAAGGCGCAGAACGTCGCAGCGCTCAACAAGCACTTTTAAAAGCTAATGAAGAATTAGAAATTCGCGTTGAAGAAAGAACCGCCGCTTTAAAAGCAGCCAACCATCAATTATTAGTAGAAATACGCGAAAGAAACCGCTCAGAAGCAGCATTACGCCTCGCGGAAGAAAAGTATCGTCAAATTTTTGAAAATGCTGTAGAAGGAATTTTTCAAACTTCAGTAGATGGGCGTTACTTAAGTGCCAATCCAGCCTTAGCTAAATTATACGGCTACAATTCACCAGAAGAATTGATGCACAATATCCAAAACGTAGAGCAGCAAGTTTATGTCAAGCCGCAGCACAGATTAAAGTTTATTCAATTAATTGAAGAACATAACAGTGTATCTGGATTTGAATCCCAAGTTTATCGTCAAGATGGCCAAATTATTTGGGTTTCAGAAAATACTCGTGCTGTCCGCGATGAGCAAGGAAAAATCCTTTATTACGAAGGAACGATCGAAGATATTACCAACCGCAAAACAACTGAAGAAGCACTACGCTACCAACAAGAACAAACCGAAAAATTACTGTTAAATATTTTGCCACAACCGATCGCCGAACGCCTAAGAAAAGAAGCAAGCACGATCGCAGATATCTTTAAAGAAGCCACAGTTCTGTTTGCCGATATCGTCGGATTCACCGAACTTTCTGCCAACATTCCCCCAGTGGAACTAGTAGAAATGCTCAACGAAATCTTCTCCACCTTCGACGAACTAACCGAAGAACATGGCTTAGAAAAAATTAAAACCATTGGCGATGCTTACATGGTAGTCGGCGGACTACCAATACCTCGTAAAGATCATGCTCAGGCGATCGCAGAAATGGCATTAGACATGAAAATACAGATCGATCGCTTCAACCGCGAAGCCGGACAAAACGTTCAACTCCGCGTAGGCATAAATACAGGCCCCGTGATCGCAGGCGTAATCGGCATCAAAAAATTCATCTACGACCTCTGGGGTGACACCGTAAACACCGCCAGCCGCATGGAATCTCACGGCTTAGCCGGACAAATTCAAGTCACAACCACAACCTACGAACTACTCCGAGACAAATACCACTTCCAAAAACGCGGCAACATCCCCATCAAAGGCAAAGGAGAAATGACCACTTACCTGCTAACAGGAAGAATGGGTTAA